Proteins from one Streptomyces genisteinicus genomic window:
- a CDS encoding flavin-containing monooxygenase, protein MTEQQHEHVRVAVIGSGFGGLGAAVRLRREGITDFVVLERADSVGGTWRDNSYPGCACDVPSHLYSFSFAPNPDWPRTFSGQEHIRAYLEHVTDTFGIRPHVRLNHEVLMMRWDAEASRWEIETSRGSLTADVVVSATGPLSDPKTPDIPGLADFPGKVFHSARWDHDYDLTGKRVAMIGTGASAIQIVPAIQPKVSALTLFQRTPPWVMPRVDRRISGAERWLHRQLPFTGTARRGLLWGIRELQVQAFTKRPGELGLVERLAKANMNKAVKDPELRAKLTPSYRIGCKRILLSSTYYPALAQPNVDVVASGLSEVRGSTLVAADGTETEADVIVFGTGFHVTDMPIADRVVGADGITLAEAWKDGMESLRGATAAGFPNWMTIIGPNTGLGNSSMILMIESQLNYMADYMRQLDVLGEGSVLSARPSAVHAWNRRVQERMKRTVWNTGGCTSWYLDASGRNTTIWPGTTTEFRSATRSVDLAEYEVTRAARRPLAPAGTAVPAGEAAAGGAKDTEAVA, encoded by the coding sequence ATGACCGAGCAGCAGCACGAGCATGTACGAGTGGCGGTGATCGGATCCGGATTCGGCGGCCTCGGGGCCGCGGTCCGGCTGCGCCGCGAAGGGATCACGGACTTCGTCGTGCTGGAGCGCGCGGACTCGGTGGGCGGGACCTGGCGGGACAACAGCTATCCGGGCTGCGCCTGCGACGTGCCGTCCCACCTGTACTCGTTCTCGTTCGCGCCCAACCCCGACTGGCCGCGCACCTTCTCCGGCCAGGAACACATCCGGGCCTACCTGGAGCACGTCACGGACACCTTCGGGATCCGCCCCCATGTGCGGCTGAACCACGAGGTGCTGATGATGCGCTGGGACGCCGAGGCGTCCCGCTGGGAGATCGAGACCTCCCGGGGCTCGCTCACCGCGGACGTCGTGGTCTCGGCCACCGGCCCCCTGTCCGACCCGAAGACCCCGGACATCCCGGGTCTGGCCGACTTCCCCGGCAAGGTGTTCCACTCGGCCCGCTGGGACCACGACTACGACCTGACCGGCAAGCGCGTGGCGATGATCGGCACCGGCGCGTCCGCGATCCAGATCGTGCCCGCGATCCAGCCGAAGGTTTCCGCCCTGACGCTCTTCCAGCGCACGCCCCCGTGGGTGATGCCGCGGGTGGACCGCCGGATCTCCGGCGCCGAGCGCTGGCTGCACCGGCAGCTGCCGTTCACCGGCACGGCCCGGCGCGGCCTGCTGTGGGGCATCCGGGAGCTCCAGGTGCAGGCGTTCACCAAGCGGCCGGGCGAGCTCGGCCTGGTCGAGCGGCTCGCCAAGGCCAACATGAACAAGGCGGTCAAGGACCCGGAGCTGAGGGCCAAGCTGACGCCCTCGTACCGGATCGGCTGCAAGCGCATCCTGCTGTCGAGCACGTACTACCCGGCCCTCGCGCAGCCCAATGTGGACGTCGTCGCCTCGGGTCTGAGCGAGGTGCGCGGCTCGACGCTGGTCGCGGCGGACGGCACGGAGACCGAGGCCGACGTGATCGTCTTCGGCACGGGCTTCCATGTCACCGACATGCCCATCGCGGACCGGGTCGTCGGCGCCGACGGGATCACGCTCGCCGAGGCGTGGAAGGACGGCATGGAGTCGCTGCGCGGCGCCACCGCCGCCGGCTTCCCCAACTGGATGACGATCATCGGGCCCAACACCGGCCTCGGGAACTCGTCCATGATCCTCATGATCGAGTCCCAGCTGAACTACATGGCCGACTACATGCGCCAGCTCGACGTCCTCGGCGAGGGCAGCGTGCTCTCCGCACGCCCGTCGGCCGTCCACGCCTGGAACCGCCGCGTGCAGGAGCGGATGAAGCGCACCGTCTGGAACACCGGCGGCTGCACCAGCTGGTACCTCGACGCGAGCGGGCGCAACACCACCATCTGGCCCGGCACCACCACCGAGTTCCGCAGCGCCACCCGCTCGGTCGACCTGGCCGAGTACGAGGTGACCAGGGCGGCCCGCCGGCCGCTCGCCCCCGCGGGGACCGCCGTTCCGGCCGGCGAGGCCGCCGCGGGCGGCGCGAAGGACACGGAGGCCGTCGCATGA
- a CDS encoding MerR family transcriptional regulator, whose amino-acid sequence MEELAAEAGITVRTLRFYRERGLIPPPRREGRIAWYDEHHLARLRTITALLERGHTLNGIADLATTLESGRDMGEALGLVEPTEETPVRLTPEALADYFEGEVTPENLAKALELGYLAIDGDEIVHTSRRLLEVSAALVREGIPLAVVLESGRRIREHTEALADLFFDALAAHAKEPEAERLRPLAKSVVDAELSMAMDRRLAGNGSDDR is encoded by the coding sequence ATGGAGGAGCTGGCCGCGGAGGCCGGCATCACGGTGCGCACCCTGCGCTTCTACCGGGAACGCGGGCTGATCCCGCCACCGCGGCGCGAGGGCCGCATCGCCTGGTACGACGAGCACCACCTGGCCAGACTGCGGACGATCACCGCCCTGCTGGAGCGCGGCCACACCCTCAACGGCATCGCCGACCTGGCCACGACCCTGGAGAGCGGCCGGGACATGGGCGAGGCCCTCGGGCTCGTCGAGCCCACCGAGGAGACCCCCGTCCGGCTCACCCCCGAGGCGCTCGCCGACTACTTCGAGGGCGAGGTCACGCCCGAGAACCTCGCCAAGGCGCTGGAACTCGGCTATCTGGCGATCGACGGCGACGAAATCGTCCACACCAGCCGCCGCCTGCTGGAGGTCTCCGCCGCGCTGGTCCGCGAGGGCATACCCCTGGCCGTCGTCCTGGAGTCGGGGCGGCGCATCCGCGAGCACACCGAGGCCCTGGCGGACCTCTTCTTCGACGCCCTCGCCGCCCACGCGAAGGAACCCGAGGCGGAGCGCCTGCGGCCCCTCGCCAAGAGCGTGGTGGACGCCGAGCTGTCGATGGCGATGGACCGCCGCCTCGCGGGCAACGGCTCCGACGACCGCTGA
- a CDS encoding exodeoxyribonuclease III produces the protein MLTVTSVNVNGLRAAAKKGFVPWLAGTSADVVCLQEVRAEESQLPDEVRSPEGWFTAHAPAAAKGRAGVALLTRREPDRVQVGFGSSEFDGSGRYIEADLPGVTVASLYLPSGEVGTERQDEKTRFMGEFLAYLKGLKERAAADGREVVVCGDWNIAHQEADLKNFKGNRKNSGFLPEEREWLTRVYEEAGYVDVVRALHPGQEGPYSWWSYRGRAFDNDTGWRIDLQVATPGLAGRAVKAWVERAATHGERWSDHAPVSAVYGP, from the coding sequence ATGCTCACCGTGACCTCCGTGAATGTGAACGGACTGCGTGCCGCCGCGAAAAAGGGCTTCGTCCCCTGGCTGGCCGGGACCTCGGCGGACGTGGTCTGCCTCCAGGAGGTGCGGGCCGAGGAGTCCCAGCTGCCGGACGAGGTGCGCAGCCCCGAGGGCTGGTTCACCGCGCACGCGCCGGCCGCCGCCAAGGGGCGGGCGGGTGTGGCGCTGCTCACGCGGCGCGAGCCGGACCGGGTGCAGGTCGGCTTCGGTTCGTCCGAGTTCGACGGCAGCGGCCGCTACATCGAGGCGGATCTGCCGGGTGTCACGGTGGCGAGCCTGTACCTGCCGTCCGGTGAGGTCGGCACGGAGCGCCAGGACGAGAAGACGCGCTTCATGGGGGAGTTCCTCGCCTACCTGAAGGGCCTGAAGGAGCGCGCGGCGGCGGACGGCCGGGAGGTGGTGGTCTGCGGTGACTGGAACATCGCCCACCAGGAGGCCGACCTGAAGAACTTCAAGGGCAACCGGAAGAACTCGGGCTTCCTGCCCGAGGAGCGGGAGTGGCTGACCCGGGTGTACGAGGAGGCCGGCTACGTCGACGTGGTGCGCGCGCTGCATCCCGGCCAGGAGGGCCCCTACTCGTGGTGGTCCTACCGCGGGCGGGCGTTCGACAACGACACCGGCTGGCGCATCGACCTCCAGGTGGCGACGCCCGGCCTCGCGGGCCGTGCCGTGAAGGCCTGGGTGGAGCGCGCCGCGACGCACGGGGAGCGGTGGAGCGACCACGCCCCCGTGAGCGCGGTCTACGGCCCGTAA
- a CDS encoding GNAT family N-acetyltransferase — protein sequence MQLRVTAFDHPDALTLNDQVQLEYVRRYGDGEGDATPLDATMFVPPSGLYLIAYDGDRPCATGGWRTQDENPMGYANGDAELKRMYVIPEARGLGLARRILAALEEDARAAGRTRMVLETGDMQPEAIALYGSSGYETCAKFGHYRFHDSSRCMAKPLAGV from the coding sequence ATGCAGCTCAGAGTCACCGCTTTCGACCACCCCGACGCCCTCACCCTCAACGACCAGGTGCAGCTGGAGTACGTCCGGCGCTACGGCGACGGCGAGGGCGACGCGACACCGCTGGACGCCACGATGTTCGTCCCGCCGAGTGGCCTGTATCTCATCGCCTACGACGGCGACCGCCCCTGCGCGACCGGCGGCTGGCGGACCCAGGACGAGAACCCGATGGGATACGCGAACGGCGACGCCGAGCTCAAGCGGATGTACGTGATCCCCGAGGCGCGCGGCCTGGGCCTCGCCCGGCGCATCCTCGCGGCCCTGGAGGAGGACGCCCGCGCGGCGGGCCGCACCCGGATGGTCCTGGAGACGGGCGACATGCAGCCCGAGGCGATCGCGCTGTACGGCTCCAGCGGTTACGAGACCTGCGCGAAGTTCGGCCACTACCGGTTCCACGACAGCAGCCGCTGCATGGCCAAGCCGCTCGCCGGGGTCTGA
- the glpR gene encoding divisome protein SepX/GlpR: MSSSGLIYAVIVGAWAAYLVPMWLRRQDELNEARPTERFSTAIRLLSGRAGMERRYAKELRGRTAEQPEYDVDPDAPTDRLSSVDVRAFAAPRTEMRPDSAPAGAASGVPRPESPDAPPRPRQGARARREPRPNRAAAERARRGKVLARRRRTTTLLFVAFTAGAVVAAVGGLGFLWAPALPAVLLSVYIVHLRTQERRRFAFVMDRRQAEAAAQRLRENRPRRHQPDEGAAEPDEEPVAQADPDPEPVVSPQEAGRRALVEQTDHAEWVDQQRQRGPVAGDSWDPVPVPLPTYVTAPVAPRASSGVDVTDPETWSAARSSAAGPADRQPGQPHAESRDRPQPESPAGRRPPQQRRSRDRGRTPLFDQYADDDRPRAANE; this comes from the coding sequence GTGAGCAGCAGCGGCCTCATCTACGCAGTCATCGTCGGGGCCTGGGCCGCCTACTTGGTGCCGATGTGGCTCCGCAGGCAGGACGAGCTGAACGAAGCCCGTCCGACGGAACGCTTCTCCACCGCCATCCGGCTGCTGTCCGGCAGGGCGGGAATGGAGCGGCGGTACGCGAAGGAACTGCGGGGACGCACCGCCGAGCAGCCCGAGTACGACGTCGACCCGGACGCGCCCACGGACCGTTTGAGTTCCGTGGACGTCCGGGCCTTCGCCGCGCCCCGAACCGAGATGCGCCCGGACTCAGCCCCCGCGGGGGCGGCATCCGGCGTGCCCCGGCCGGAGTCCCCGGACGCCCCGCCGCGCCCCCGCCAGGGTGCCAGGGCGCGGAGGGAACCCCGGCCGAACCGCGCGGCGGCCGAGCGCGCGCGCCGTGGCAAGGTGCTGGCCCGGCGCAGACGGACGACCACGCTCCTCTTCGTCGCCTTCACCGCCGGCGCGGTCGTCGCCGCGGTGGGCGGGCTCGGCTTCCTGTGGGCGCCCGCGCTGCCCGCCGTGCTCCTGAGCGTCTACATCGTGCATCTGCGGACGCAGGAGCGGCGCCGGTTCGCGTTCGTCATGGACCGGCGGCAGGCAGAGGCCGCGGCGCAGCGACTGCGGGAGAACCGCCCCCGGCGCCACCAGCCCGACGAGGGCGCCGCGGAGCCCGACGAGGAGCCTGTCGCGCAGGCCGACCCCGATCCGGAGCCGGTGGTGTCGCCCCAGGAAGCGGGGCGTCGCGCCCTGGTCGAGCAGACCGACCACGCGGAGTGGGTGGACCAGCAGCGCCAGCGCGGTCCGGTCGCGGGTGACAGCTGGGACCCCGTGCCCGTGCCGCTGCCCACGTACGTCACCGCGCCCGTCGCACCGCGGGCGTCGAGCGGCGTGGACGTCACCGACCCGGAGACGTGGAGCGCGGCCCGCTCGTCCGCGGCCGGGCCCGCGGACCGGCAGCCCGGGCAGCCGCACGCCGAGTCGCGCGACCGGCCGCAGCCCGAGTCGCCGGCCGGCCGGCGGCCGCCGCAGCAGCGTCGCTCCCGCGACCGGGGCCGCACGCCGCTGTTCGACCAGTACGCGGACGACGACCGCCCGCGTGCGGCCAACGAGTGA
- a CDS encoding GNAT family N-acetyltransferase, which translates to MNLTWPVILADGDVVLRPIKMRDQRIWREVNRRNREWLRPWEATIPPPAPGGPVAQRPTYRQMVRHLRAEANAGRMMPFVIEYQGRLVGQLTVAGITWGSMCSGHVGYWVDREVAGRGVMPTAVALAVDHCFRGVGLHRIEVCIRPENGPSRRVVEKLGFREEGLRPRYLHIDGAWRDHLVFALTADEAPEGLLRRWHQARRSSRPGPAPGTAQEIK; encoded by the coding sequence ATGAACCTCACCTGGCCTGTGATCCTGGCGGACGGCGACGTCGTCCTCCGCCCGATAAAGATGCGCGACCAGCGGATCTGGCGGGAGGTCAACCGCCGCAACCGCGAGTGGCTGCGCCCCTGGGAGGCGACGATTCCGCCACCGGCGCCGGGCGGCCCGGTGGCGCAGCGTCCGACGTACCGTCAGATGGTGCGCCACCTGCGTGCCGAGGCGAACGCCGGGCGCATGATGCCGTTCGTCATCGAGTACCAGGGCCGTCTGGTCGGCCAGTTGACGGTCGCCGGGATCACCTGGGGCTCCATGTGCTCGGGCCATGTGGGCTACTGGGTCGACCGGGAGGTGGCGGGCCGCGGCGTGATGCCGACAGCGGTGGCCCTCGCCGTGGACCACTGCTTCCGGGGTGTCGGGCTGCACCGCATCGAGGTCTGCATTCGCCCGGAGAACGGCCCCAGCCGACGGGTGGTGGAGAAACTCGGATTCCGCGAGGAAGGGCTGCGGCCCCGCTATCTCCACATCGACGGCGCCTGGCGCGACCATCTCGTCTTCGCGCTGACCGCCGACGAGGCACCCGAGGGGCTCCTCCGGCGCTGGCACCAGGCACGACGGAGCAGCCGGCCGGGCCCGGCGCCCGGCACCGCCCAAGAAATAAAATAA
- a CDS encoding MogA/MoaB family molybdenum cofactor biosynthesis protein, producing the protein MSSAGTPYRALVVTASNRAAAGVYEDRGGPLIAEALRTMGFAVDGPRVVPDGDPVGQALRDAVAGAYDVVVTTGGTGISPTDRTPEVTRALLDREVPGIPEAIRAFGREKVPTAALSRGAAGVAGRTLIVNLPGSTGGVRDGLAVLEPLLRHAVDQIRGGDHPSPAAPPEPPGQDEAPRTS; encoded by the coding sequence GTGAGCTCTGCCGGCACCCCGTACCGCGCCCTGGTCGTCACCGCGTCCAACCGTGCGGCAGCCGGCGTCTACGAGGACCGGGGCGGCCCGCTGATCGCCGAAGCGCTGCGGACCATGGGCTTCGCCGTCGACGGCCCCCGGGTGGTCCCCGACGGCGACCCCGTCGGGCAGGCGCTCCGTGACGCCGTCGCGGGCGCGTACGACGTCGTCGTGACCACGGGCGGCACCGGGATCTCGCCCACCGACCGCACGCCCGAGGTCACCCGGGCCCTGCTCGACCGCGAAGTCCCCGGCATCCCGGAGGCGATCCGGGCGTTCGGCCGCGAGAAGGTGCCGACGGCCGCGCTCTCGCGCGGTGCCGCCGGTGTCGCGGGCCGGACGCTGATCGTCAACCTGCCCGGTTCCACCGGTGGGGTGCGTGACGGTCTCGCCGTGCTGGAGCCGCTGCTGCGGCACGCGGTGGACCAGATCCGCGGCGGCGACCACCCCTCGCCCGCCGCGCCCCCCGAGCCCCCCGGACAGGACGAGGCGCCGCGCACCTCATGA
- the moaC gene encoding cyclic pyranopterin monophosphate synthase MoaC yields the protein MSTQGRLTHIDEAGAARMVDVSQKDVTARTARATGRVLVSPQVVELLRGEGVPKGDALATARIAGIMGAKRTPDLIPLCHPLAVSGVKLDLSVSDDAVEIAATVKTTDRTGVEMEALTAVSVAALTVVDMVKAVDKAAVITGIRVEEKTGGKSGDWSREGAAS from the coding sequence ATGAGCACGCAAGGCAGGCTGACGCACATCGACGAGGCGGGGGCGGCCCGTATGGTCGACGTCTCCCAGAAGGACGTGACCGCCCGCACCGCGCGGGCGACGGGCCGGGTCCTGGTGTCGCCACAGGTCGTGGAACTGCTGCGCGGCGAGGGAGTGCCCAAGGGGGACGCCCTCGCCACGGCCAGGATCGCCGGGATCATGGGAGCCAAGCGCACCCCCGACCTGATCCCCCTGTGCCACCCCCTCGCCGTCTCCGGGGTGAAGCTGGACCTCTCGGTGTCCGACGACGCGGTCGAGATCGCCGCGACGGTGAAGACGACCGACCGGACCGGCGTCGAGATGGAGGCGCTGACGGCGGTCTCGGTCGCCGCGCTGACCGTCGTCGACATGGTCAAGGCCGTGGACAAGGCCGCCGTCATCACCGGCATCCGGGTCGAGGAGAAGACCGGCGGCAAGTCCGGCGACTGGTCCCGAGAAGGGGCGGCGTCGTGA
- the glp gene encoding molybdotransferase-like divisome protein Glp produces the protein MSSTIWSVDDHLEDILSAIRPLDPIELQLPDAQGCVLVEDVTVPVALPPFDNSSMDGYAVRVADVAGASEEFPAVLTVIGDVAAGSDGLPTVGPGQAARIMTGAPLPPGAQAVVPVEWTDGGSGGGPAGSMRPAGQAPEDASGEVRVHRPAEERAHVRARGSDVQAGDLALAAGTVLGPPQIGLLAAIGRGTVRVRPRPRVVVLSTGSELVQPGEKLAEGQIYDSNSFALAAAARDAGAISFRVGAVTDDAETLRSTIEDQLIRADLLVTTGGVSVGAYDVVKEALASVGDEDEPGSGIDFRRLAMQPGKPQGFGSIGPEHTPLLALPGNPVSSYVSFELFVRPAIRALMGLPDVHRPTARAVLAADKALTSPDGKRQFLRGAYDPGAGRVAPVGGAGSHLVAALAHADCLIVVPETTTSVEPGADVDVVLLG, from the coding sequence GTGAGCAGCACGATCTGGTCGGTGGACGACCACCTGGAGGACATCCTCTCCGCGATCCGGCCCCTCGACCCGATCGAGCTGCAGCTGCCGGACGCGCAGGGGTGCGTCCTGGTCGAGGACGTCACCGTCCCGGTCGCGCTGCCCCCGTTCGACAACAGCTCGATGGACGGGTACGCCGTCCGGGTCGCCGACGTCGCCGGGGCGAGCGAGGAGTTCCCCGCCGTGCTCACGGTCATCGGCGATGTCGCGGCCGGCAGCGACGGCCTGCCCACGGTGGGCCCGGGGCAGGCGGCACGGATCATGACCGGCGCCCCGCTGCCCCCGGGCGCCCAGGCGGTCGTCCCCGTCGAGTGGACGGACGGCGGCTCCGGCGGGGGGCCCGCCGGCAGCATGCGCCCGGCGGGACAGGCCCCGGAGGACGCGAGCGGTGAGGTACGGGTGCACCGCCCCGCCGAGGAGCGCGCCCATGTGCGCGCGCGCGGCAGCGACGTCCAGGCCGGTGACCTCGCCCTCGCTGCGGGCACCGTGCTCGGCCCGCCGCAGATCGGCCTGCTCGCGGCGATCGGCCGCGGCACCGTCCGGGTCCGGCCGCGCCCCCGCGTGGTGGTGCTGTCCACCGGCAGCGAACTCGTGCAGCCGGGCGAGAAGTTGGCCGAGGGGCAGATCTACGACTCCAACAGCTTCGCCCTCGCCGCCGCCGCCCGGGACGCGGGCGCCATCTCCTTCCGGGTCGGAGCGGTCACCGACGACGCCGAGACGCTGCGGTCCACGATCGAGGACCAGCTGATCCGAGCCGATCTGCTGGTCACCACCGGCGGCGTCAGCGTGGGCGCGTACGACGTCGTCAAGGAGGCACTCGCCTCGGTCGGCGACGAGGACGAGCCGGGCAGCGGCATCGACTTCCGCAGGCTCGCCATGCAGCCGGGCAAGCCCCAGGGCTTCGGCTCCATCGGCCCCGAGCACACCCCGCTGCTCGCCCTGCCGGGCAACCCGGTCTCCAGCTATGTCTCGTTCGAGTTGTTCGTCCGCCCCGCGATCCGGGCGCTGATGGGCCTGCCCGACGTCCACCGGCCGACGGCCCGCGCGGTGCTCGCCGCCGACAAGGCGCTGACCTCGCCGGACGGCAAGCGCCAGTTCCTGCGGGGTGCGTACGACCCCGGGGCGGGCCGGGTCGCTCCCGTCGGCGGGGCCGGCTCCCATCTCGTCGCCGCCCTGGCGCACGCCGACTGCCTGATCGTCGTCCCGGAGACCACCACCTCCGTGGAGCCCGGGGCCGATGTCGACGTGGTCCTCCTGGGGTGA
- the galU gene encoding UTP--glucose-1-phosphate uridylyltransferase GalU: MTQSHPRISKAVIPAAGLGTRFLPATKATPKEMLPVVDKPAIQYVVEEAVSAGLSDVLMITGRNKRPLEDHFDRNYELEEALSRKGDSGRLARVQESSDLATMHYVRQGDPRGLGHAVLCAEPHVGDQPFAVLLGDDLIDPRDPLLSRMVEVQEREGGSVIALMEVDPAQIHMYGCAAVKPTGESDVVQVTDVVEKPDPAEAPSNLAIIGRYVLDPAIFAILRETAPGRGGEIQLTDAIQKLADAHEHGSADAGGGPVYGVVFKGRRYDTGDRGDYLRAIVRLACEREDLGPEFRSWLRSFVTEEM, from the coding sequence ATGACTCAGTCGCACCCCAGGATCAGCAAGGCTGTCATCCCCGCCGCCGGTCTCGGCACCCGGTTCCTGCCGGCCACGAAAGCCACGCCCAAGGAGATGCTGCCTGTGGTCGACAAGCCCGCGATCCAGTACGTCGTGGAGGAGGCCGTGTCGGCCGGACTCTCCGACGTCCTGATGATCACGGGCCGCAACAAGCGCCCCCTGGAGGACCACTTCGACCGCAACTACGAGCTGGAGGAGGCGCTCTCCCGCAAGGGCGACTCCGGCCGGCTGGCGCGCGTCCAGGAGTCGAGCGACCTCGCCACCATGCACTACGTCCGCCAGGGCGATCCGCGCGGCCTCGGGCACGCCGTGCTCTGCGCCGAACCGCACGTCGGCGACCAGCCGTTCGCCGTCCTCCTCGGCGACGACCTGATCGACCCCCGCGACCCGCTGCTCTCCCGCATGGTCGAGGTGCAGGAGCGCGAGGGCGGCAGCGTGATCGCCCTGATGGAGGTCGACCCCGCACAGATCCACATGTACGGCTGCGCCGCCGTGAAGCCGACCGGGGAGAGCGACGTTGTCCAGGTCACCGACGTGGTCGAGAAGCCGGACCCCGCGGAGGCGCCCAGCAACCTGGCGATCATCGGCCGCTACGTGCTGGACCCCGCGATCTTCGCCATACTGCGCGAGACCGCCCCGGGCCGCGGGGGCGAGATCCAGCTGACCGACGCCATCCAGAAGCTCGCCGACGCCCACGAGCACGGCTCCGCGGACGCGGGCGGAGGCCCCGTGTACGGCGTCGTCTTCAAGGGCCGCCGCTATGACACCGGGGACCGGGGAGACTATCTGCGTGCCATTGTCAGGCTCGCGTGCGAACGTGAGGACCTGGGACCGGAGTTCCGGTCCTGGCTGCGCAGTTTCGTGACCGAGGAGATGTAG
- a CDS encoding 5-formyltetrahydrofolate cyclo-ligase produces the protein MQAIGDEKSEKNGLRGELLATRRLLSPTDVLGAAAALARQAMLLPELAGASTVAAYVSVGREPGTRALLDALRAQGTRVLLPVLMPDNDLDWAAYEGPGRLLPAARGLLEPDGERLGPEAVLSAEAVLLPGLAVDGRGVRLGRGGGSYDRVLARIAAAGTDPALVVLLYVNEVVEQVPAEPHDHPVHAVVTPQGVRRFTERTGPVGSA, from the coding sequence GTGCAGGCAATCGGTGACGAGAAGTCCGAAAAGAACGGTCTCCGTGGCGAACTGCTCGCCACGCGCAGGCTCCTGTCCCCCACCGACGTCCTGGGGGCGGCGGCCGCGCTGGCCCGGCAGGCCATGCTGCTGCCGGAGCTGGCCGGCGCCTCCACCGTGGCGGCGTACGTCTCGGTGGGGCGCGAGCCCGGCACCCGGGCCCTGCTGGACGCCCTGCGCGCGCAGGGCACCCGGGTGCTGCTGCCTGTGCTGATGCCGGACAACGACCTGGACTGGGCCGCCTACGAGGGTCCGGGCCGGCTGCTGCCGGCCGCCCGCGGCCTGCTGGAGCCGGACGGCGAGAGGCTGGGGCCCGAGGCCGTCCTCTCGGCCGAGGCGGTGCTGCTCCCCGGGCTCGCCGTGGACGGCCGGGGGGTGCGGCTGGGCCGCGGAGGGGGCTCGTACGACCGGGTGCTGGCCCGGATCGCCGCCGCCGGCACCGACCCGGCGCTGGTCGTGCTCCTCTACGTGAACGAGGTGGTCGAACAGGTCCCGGCGGAACCCCACGACCACCCCGTCCACGCGGTGGTCACCCCTCAGGGGGTGCGCCGCTTCACGGAGCGGACTGGCCCGGTGGGATCAGCGTGA